In Chlorogloeopsis sp. ULAP01, the following are encoded in one genomic region:
- a CDS encoding cytochrome P450, with product MKLSDGPNIPPLIQLSLTLFRPLETLEEYQKRYGDIFLSKLIGLGQFVVLSHPQAIQEIMAADPKVFKSGSANQLLHPLVGDDSMLLLDSDRHQSQRRLLNPAFHGERMRAYGKLICEITEQVTSDWTVGKSFIARPTMQKISLRVILKAVFGIDEGERFEELQRFLSGMLDTFDSPLKSSFLFVKALQKDLGAWSPWGQFVRKREQVNKLIYAEIQERRQQPHLNGEDILSLMMSARDEAGQPMTDRELRDELMTLLFAGHETTASALAWALYWIHKLPTVRDKLLRELESIGEDKDASEITRLPYLTAVCQETLRIYPIALFTFSRILQAPFQVMGYDFEAGTRFSPCIYLIHHREDIYPEPKQFKPERFLERQFSPYEYLPFGGGNRRCLGMAFAMYEMKLVLATILSRWQLSLADNHPVCPVRRGVTTTPAGGVRMVVTAKVSQYPKVRSEAIAQ from the coding sequence ATGAAACTTTCTGATGGGCCGAATATACCCCCACTGATACAGCTAAGTCTAACACTCTTTCGCCCTTTAGAAACTCTAGAAGAGTATCAAAAGCGCTATGGCGATATCTTTTTATCAAAATTAATTGGTCTTGGTCAATTTGTAGTCTTGAGTCATCCACAGGCAATTCAAGAGATTATGGCTGCTGATCCGAAAGTGTTTAAGTCTGGATCTGCCAATCAATTATTACATCCGTTAGTAGGAGATGATTCAATGCTGTTGCTAGATAGCGATCGCCATCAAAGTCAGCGGCGATTGTTGAACCCTGCTTTCCATGGAGAAAGAATGCGGGCTTATGGCAAATTGATTTGTGAGATTACTGAGCAAGTTACAAGCGACTGGACTGTTGGCAAGTCTTTCATTGCCCGTCCTACCATGCAAAAAATTTCCTTGCGAGTTATCCTTAAGGCTGTTTTTGGCATTGATGAGGGAGAGCGTTTTGAGGAACTGCAACGCTTTCTCAGTGGAATGTTGGATACTTTCGATTCACCTTTAAAATCTAGCTTCCTGTTTGTAAAGGCGCTGCAAAAAGATTTAGGTGCGTGGAGTCCGTGGGGACAATTTGTGCGCAAACGGGAACAAGTTAACAAACTCATTTACGCTGAGATTCAGGAACGGCGGCAACAGCCTCACTTGAATGGTGAAGATATCCTCAGTTTAATGATGTCAGCTCGTGACGAAGCGGGGCAGCCAATGACGGATCGAGAACTACGTGATGAGTTGATGACTTTGCTGTTTGCAGGACATGAAACCACCGCTTCTGCCTTAGCATGGGCATTGTATTGGATTCACAAACTGCCGACAGTTCGTGACAAACTTCTTAGGGAATTAGAGAGTATTGGTGAGGATAAAGATGCTAGTGAAATTACTCGCCTGCCCTATCTGACAGCAGTATGCCAAGAAACTCTGCGGATTTATCCGATCGCTTTGTTTACCTTCTCTCGGATTTTACAAGCACCATTTCAGGTAATGGGTTATGACTTTGAAGCTGGTACAAGATTTTCCCCTTGTATTTATTTAATTCACCACCGCGAAGATATATACCCAGAGCCAAAACAATTCAAACCGGAGCGCTTTTTAGAACGGCAATTTTCACCTTATGAATATTTGCCCTTTGGAGGTGGCAACCGTCGCTGTCTGGGTATGGCTTTTGCCATGTATGAAATGAAACTTGTGTTGGCAACAATTTTGTCACGCTGGCAACTATCTTTAGCAGATAACCATCCTGTATGCCCGGTTCGCCGTGGTGTTACTACCACACCTGCTGGTGGTGTACGGATGGTAGTAACAGCAAAGGTGTCACAATACCCTAAAGTTAGAAGTGAAGCGATCGCACAATAA